A section of the Leishmania panamensis strain MHOM/PA/94/PSC-1 chromosome 3 sequence genome encodes:
- a CDS encoding hypothetical protein (TriTrypDB/GeneDB-style sysID: LpmP.03.0760), giving the protein MWHSSTGETTAGYRDPTTLLVVGVPDSCTAKWLDGSDVDYRTPQSPMEAAPGMQAATTPTAPGASHRSLWSAAANVRALTGSDHKGADVRARAESGRRRHEQQESHLLGERGALDYQHSVVLSPAGCEPSEEQRRANAPPSATVEDVTNEHLQQQPHGTASKSTFAADESGDDCAPVALQAWYVAGNSAVRKASRTAVQAKKSVLGSKQEKRCHSRKHAALTTLEDSRAGVEKFAPPETLTGRPTTANLPSYLEKDPEDGAFGHAVVRPSIRSGGGAGTASVDVLQSRAAPRLGDVSQRPEGGWTDTAAGCRKGQQPAVAAVVQASASFSSGLCATPEPIGGSSSSTTTNNNNNRDPGAGGRAAVTISAATAAATDDKGAEPPAWGVRRPLRAHRYVEQPNGLFLNHAQHADLLAEYAVEAELRYTQEREDARRARRWARLFYGRCGGEGCRGGRRRQVGATAAERSRYYWLYDSATYHRRFVSTRRYLQRLRIFLSAFAAGVSLLMLLAITVPFPAPYVSSDGEVGANAGSDTSAGLLLALFANASATPTDTAATAAAAHVLPVPEPSYPAFALFLTPFQAFHASLLLCLCLLLLTTGCAPVPWSVAEGYWMAQRQQKNHEGAAHATDWGDETATHGLAGSSDEFCSDTAASSDNVAFPSPSSGAGLGDPRRLSNAACGDATSFRNALGRGTRHSGHLNDDPRSALFPTKTLHYSSDDRLSASMGGGGGGGANREAYASDELSSDAMYVFGGSRGATHDRHRHDTLRYSVNLGATCVAYGAALSGPSGTGGWRMLDEAEYMSPSATMLRPPPGSGSGAGRYHPLDRNNQSGSPTGSATVVDRALEDGLSANNVFTRTFDYIEQLVMQPLCNTVRALPRAFSVLCARRSNGTIKSSGADEVRGGRQQEANESPRYLKCGTSAARRELASSLSPEIYRASLATPAPLHLHVLLQPRLWCVAVALALTVAEIAFVDERSLELLWSAAAVPSQRRTSSGDVVLPHAWTVVNFTRPSARTGGDRGPVCDAIRDWDNNSSSGGGGGGGGGGGGGGGGGGGGGGGGGGGGGGGGGGGGGGGGGGGGGGGGGGGGGGGGGGGGGGGGGGGGGGGGGGGGGGGGGGGGGGGGGGGGNSSGSSGGSSSGGGGGGGGNSSSSGSSGGGGSDSGLAEAAASDVRVPPSDVVSISERLWRALIAVYATRMAVLWVAFLLNLAF; this is encoded by the coding sequence ATGTGGCACTCTAGCACCGGGGAAACTACGGCGGGCTACCGCGACCCGACCACGCTGCTTGTCGTGGGCGTCCCCGACTCTTGCACTGCGAAGTGGTTGGACGGGAGCGATGTTGACTACCGCACGCCGCAGAGCCCTATGGAGGCTGCGCCAGGAATGCAGGCGGCCACCACACCGACGGCACCTGGCGCCAGTCACCGGTCGCTGTGGTCAGCTGCGGCAAACGTGCGTGCGCTAACTGGTAGCGACCACAAAGGCGCCGACGTGCGAGCCCGCGCGGAGAgcgggcggcgacggcatgAGCAGCAAGAGAGTCACCTTCTTGGCGAGCGAGGCGCTCTAGACTATCAGCATAGCGTCGTCCTCTCACCGGCTGGCTGTGAGCCGAGCGAAGAACAGCGCAGGGCCAACGCGCCACCGAGCGCGACCGTGGAGGACGTGACCAACgagcatctgcagcagcagccacacggCACCGCCTCGAAGagcaccttcgccgccgaCGAATCGGGCGACGACTGTGCGCCGGTagcgctgcaggcgtggTACGTGGCGGGCAACAGCGCGGTGCGGAAAGCGTCGCGGACGGCTGTCCAGGCGAAGAAGTCCGTGTTAGGGTCgaagcaggagaagaggtgccACTCCCGCAAGCACGCGGCGTTGACGACGTTGGAGGACTCGCGCGCCGGGGTCGAGAAGTTCGCACCGCCGGAAACTCTCACTGGTCGGCCCACAACAGCGAATTTGCCGAGTTACCTCGAGAAGGACCCCGAAGACGGCGCTTTCGGCCACGCTGTTGTCCGCCCATCGATCCGTAGTGGCGGGGGGGCCGGCACGGCATCTGTGGACGTCTTGCAGAGTCGCGCTGCCCCCCGCCTGGGCGATGTGTCGCAGCGGCCGGAGGGTGGTTGGACGGACACGGCGGCGGGTTGCAGAAAAGGGCAGCAGCCGGCCGTCGCTGCAGTAGTGCAGGCGTCCGCGTCATTCTCCTCCGGATTGTGCGCGACCCCGGAGCCCAtcgggggcagcagcagcagcaccaccaccaacaacaacaacaacagagaccccggtgccggtggcagagctgcagtgaCGATCagcgcggcaacggcagcggccacaGACGACAAAGGCGCTGAACCACCTGCCTGGGGGGTGCGGCGTCCTCTACGGGCCCACCGCTACGTTGAGCAGCCCAACGGCCTCTTCCTCAACCACGCGCAGCATGCTGATCTGCTGGCGGAGTACGCCgtcgaggcggagctgcgttATACTCAGGAAAGGGAAGACGCCCGTcgagcgcggcggtgggcaCGGCTGTTCTACGGGCGGTGCGGTGGAGAAGGTTGTCGTGGcggaaggcggcggcaggtcggggcgacggcagcggagcGCAGCCGCTACTATTGGTTGTACGACTCGGCGACATACCATCGCCGCTTCGTTTCCACGCGACGCTACCTGCAGAGGCTCCGCATCTTTCTGAGTGCCTTTGCCGCTggggtgtcgctgctgatgctcctCGCGATCACGGTACCCTTCCCCGCCCCCTACGTCAGCAGTGACGGTGAGGTCGGTGCTAATGCCGGCAGCGACACATCTGCGGGGCTGCTACTCGCGCTCTTCGCCAATGCGTCTGCCACGCCGACTGACACCGCTGCTACTGCGGCGGCCGCACACGTGCTCCCGGTGCCGGAGCCGAGCTACCCggccttcgctctcttcctcacgcCTTTCCAGGCGTTCCACGCCTCCCTGctcctgtgcctgtgtctaCTACTACTCACCACGGGGTGCGCGCCGGTGCCATGGTCCGTGGCTGAGGGGTACTggatggcgcagcgccagcagaagAACCACGAAGGTGCCGCGCACGCAACGGACTGGGGTGATGAGACCGCAACGCACGGACTGGCGGGCAGCAGTGACGAGTTTTgcagcgacaccgccgccagtAGCGACAACGTGGCCTTCCCCAGTCCCAGTAGCGGCGCAGGGCTTGGGGACCCGCGGAGACTGTCGAACGCAGCGTGCGGAGACGCCACGTCCTTTAGAAACGCCCTTGGCAGAGGCACGCGTCACAGTGGCCACCTGAACGATGACCCTCGCTCAGCGCTCTTCCCCACGAAGACCCTGCACTACTCCTCCGATGATCGCCTGAGTGCGTCgatgggcggcggtggtggtggcggggcaAACAGGGAGGCGTACGCTAGCGACGAGCTGAGCTCCGACGCTATGTACGTGTTCGGCGGTAGCCGTGGCGCCACACACGACCGCCACCGACATGACACGCTAAGATACAGCGTAAACTTGGGTGCCACCTGCGTCGCGTACGGTGCCGCACTCAGCGGCCCCTCCGGCACGGGGGGCTGGAGGATGCTGGACGAGGCAGAGTACATGTCCCCATCCGCCACAATGCTGAGGCCGCCGCccggaagcggcagcggtgcgggcCGCTACCACCCGCTCGATCGAAACAACCAAAGTGGAAGTCCCActggcagcgccaccgtcgtaGACCGCGCGCTGGAGGACGGCCTCTCTGCGAACAACGTGTTCACGCGCACCTTTGACTACATCGAGCAGCTCGTCATGCAGCCACTCTGCAATACTGTACGTGCGTTGCCGCGCGCCTTCTCCGTGCTCTgtgcgcggcgcagcaacggcaccatcaagagcagcggcgccgacgaggTTCGAGGAGGGCGGCAACAGGAGGCCAACGAGTCGCCGCGCTACTTAAAATGTGGCACGTCGGCGGCTAGGCGGGAGCTGGCCTCGTCCTTGAGCCCAGAGATCTACCGCGCCAGCCTAGCAACGCCTGCTCCTCTCCATCTGCACGTCCTTCTTCAGCCTCGGCTCTggtgtgtggctgtggcgtTGGCGCTGACCGTCGCCGAGATAGCATTCGTCGACGAGCGCAGCTTAGAGCTGCTGTGGTCGGCGGCCGCCGTGCCATCGCAGCGGAGAACCAGTAGCGGCGACGTGGTCCTTCCCCACGCGTGGACAGTGGTCAACTTCACACGGCCATCCGCGAGGACGGGCGGTGACCGTGGCCCTGTCTGCGACGCTATCCGCGACTGGGACAACAACAGTagtagcggcggtggtggtggtggtggaggcggtggtggtggtggtggtggtggtggaggcggtggtggcggtggtggaggcggaggtggcggtggtggtggtggcggcggcggtggtggtggtggtggaggcggaggtggcggtggtggtggtggcggcggcggtggtggtggtggtggaggcggtggtggaggcggaggtggtggtggtggtggaggcggtggtggtggtggaggcggaggtggtggtggtggtggtggtggcggtggtggtggtggtggaaatAGCAGTGGTAGTAGCGGTGGCAgtagcagtggcggcggtggtggtggcggtggaaaTAGCAGTAGCAGTGGcagtagcggtggcggtggcagtgacagcggattggcggaggcggctgcgtcggATGTCCGTGTCCCCCCGAGCGACGTTGTGAGCATCTCTGAACGTCTGTGGCGCGCTCTGATCGCGGTCTACGCGACACGCATGGCGGTGCTCTGGGTCGCCTTCCTGCTGAACCTGGCCTTTTAG